ACAATATGCAAAAGAAAAAGGTTTAGGAATATGGAAAAAGAGTGAAATAAAATTAAAAATTATAAATATAAATTATGATGCACCCGGAAATGATAACTTTAATTTAAATGGTGAGTGGGTTGAAATAAAGAATTTAGGAGCTGAACCTGTTAATATGAAAAGTTTCGTTTTAAAGGATTCAGCAAATCATGTTTTCACCTTTCCAGATTTTATTTTAAATCCAAATTCAACTGTAAAAATTTATTCTGGTTGTGGAACTAATTCAAAAGATTCTCTTTATTGGTGTTCAACTGGTGCAATCTGGAATAATGATACAGATACTGCATTTTTATATGACAATAAAGGCAATTTAATTGATAAATATACTTATCCTTAAAATTTCCTTATAAGGAGTAAATATGATAGAAAGTAATAACATAAAATGGAAAATTTATATAGATGGAGATAAAAATTATATTGAAGATTTAATATTTGTTTTAAAAAATTTAAATTTTAATGAAATTATTTATAAAGAGGGAGAAGAATATTTATTAGATAGTAAAATTTTTAAAGAAATTGATGATGCTAAAAAACTTTCTGAAAAAGTTAAAACTTTTTTAACATTTTTATCTAATACTTTTATTTTCAAAAAATTTAAGGAGTTCCATTTAATAAAATCAAAAATAAATTTATCAGAAGTAAAAGAATTTATTATTCAATTAATCTCTAACTATATCAAATACAAAGTAAAAAGATTTAATGAAAATTAATATTTAAATTTTAATTAATTGGAGGTCAAATGAAAGCAGTAATCTATGCAAGAGTTTCTTCTGATGAACAAGCAGATAGGGGACTCTCAATTCCAACTCAAATAAAAATTTGTAAAGATTTCATTCTTAGACAAGGTTGGACTTTTATAAGAGAATATATCGATGAAGCAATATCAGGGCTTAAAAGTGATAGACCTTCATTTATGGAAATGCTATCTGATGCACAAAATAAAAAGTTTGACATTATTGTAGTATATTCACTCTCAAGATTTTCAAGAGATAGATTTGATGCAATAACAAAAAAGAAACTTTTAAAAGACCTTGGAATTGAAGTAATTTCAGCAACTGAACCAATTGATTCAAACACACCAGAAGGGAAACTCCTTGAAGGAATTATTGAATCAATAAATGAATTTTACTCTGCAAACCTTTCAAGAGAAACATTTAGAGGACTTAAAGCAAATGCAGAAATGGGGTTTTGGAATGGTGGAACTCCTCCTCTTGGATTTAAAAGAAAAGAAATTTTATTTAATGGAGTTAAAAAATCTGTATATGAAATTGATGAAAAAGAGGCACTAATTGTTAAAAAAATTTTTCAATATTTTCTTGAAGGTTATGGTATTAAAAAAATCTGTATATTTTTGAATGAAGAAGGTTTCAGAACAAGAAAAGGCGAAATTTTTACTCCATCAACCGTAAGAGGTATTTTAAAAAATGAAGCGTATATTGGAAATTTGATATGGAATAAACAAGATAAAAAAAGAAAAGGTGTTAAATATAAGGATAAAAATTTATGGGTTAAAAAAGAAGGAGTTTTTCCGCAAATAGTTGATAGAAAAACATTTTATACAGCACAAAAAATATTTGAAGAAAATAGTTTAAATCACTCTCCAAAAAGTGTATCAAATCCATACATTCTTTCAGGTTTACTTAAATGTGGAAAATGTGGTTCAAACTATATAATCCAGCATGTTTACAAAAATTATAATGTAAAAAAAGATGCAAGTAGTTATTACAAGGTTGCTTTAAAACAAAAATTAGCTTCATCTTATTGTGATAATATAGTTCTTAAAAAAGATATGATTGAAAGAGAAATTTTAGAAATTGTTATTAATAAAATTTACTCTGAAGAAAATATAAGAAAAATTTTTGAGTTATTCAAAAGCAATAATAATTTGAAAATTGAAGAGAGTGAAAGTTATGAGAAGAATTTAAAAAAAGAGTTGAGAGAAATTCAAGAAAAGATAAATAACATAGTTATTGCAATCGAAAAAGGTTTTATTGAAGAAACATTTAAGGAGAGGTTGAATGAGTTAAAAGATAAAGAAAAAGAGTTAAAGAAAAAATTAGATGATTTAAAAAATTTAGGGAAGTTTAATTATTCATTAGAAAATATAATTAATTTTGGGAATTTACTGAAAAGGTTAATTCCTTCACTTCCAAAAGAAAAAATTAATAGAATATTAAAAATATTCATTGAGAAAATTTTAGTTTACCATGATAGGTGCGAAATATATTACACTTTTGACCCTATTGCATTATCTTTAGATAAAAACTTTAATGATAATTCAAATAAAGAAACAGTTTTTATAAAAGATGGTGAAATTCCTGATAATTTGAACTCTGATTTATCTAAACTCTTAGAACCTATCTTTCAGTCTTATACATGGTGCCGAGGGACGGAATCGAACCGCCGACACGAGGATTTTCAGTCCT
The Caldisericia bacterium DNA segment above includes these coding regions:
- a CDS encoding lamin tail domain-containing protein, coding for QYAKEKGLGIWKKSEIKLKIININYDAPGNDNFNLNGEWVEIKNLGAEPVNMKSFVLKDSANHVFTFPDFILNPNSTVKIYSGCGTNSKDSLYWCSTGAIWNNDTDTAFLYDNKGNLIDKYTYP